A segment of the Phoenix dactylifera cultivar Barhee BC4 chromosome 15, palm_55x_up_171113_PBpolish2nd_filt_p, whole genome shotgun sequence genome:
AAAGTGCAGTGTAAAAGCTACATTCCTGGATACTATGCAATGAAGGATTTAAACAATGACTCAAACAGTAGTTGCTCTCTTtatcatgaacataaaacatttaATGGGCAAATCTACAATAGTTTCAAGATGAGGCCAGTGAATGAATATTCAGAATATGATAAAGAATTGTTGAAGAGAACAATGCTTGAACATGAAGCAGTGTTTAGGAAGCAGGTAGGTTTTCATATTTCCACATATTTTTATCATAAAAATAATATGACAAACCTGGTCATAgggcatttctttttcttaggtTTTTCATTACTAACTTTTAGATGCGCAGCTTGATTGGCACGTTTTTTGGATGTTTTGTTCAGAaacttttggatcagaaaatctTGCTTTTCATTTTATGAGGCATATGAGACGATGATATACTTGCTTATGTGTTTCATGTATTCTAAGGATGAAAAATCAATGTCTTCCATTTGTCTTGCTAATGTTTTGGATTCTTTTCACGATTGTAATTCTTTGTTCAAATCCAGATTTATGAACTTCACCGTCTTTATAGAGTACAAAAGTACTTGATGGATGAGCTTAAGAGAAAACAGTCATACAGATATTCTGCACCAATGGGGGCATCCCACTCAAATATATTTTCATCTCACATGCCACATGAAATTTGTGGGAAGATATGGCAGATGCCTCATCAACCTTTGGCGAACACCGGTTATAGGAGGGCAACTGCGCCAGATGCTGATAATAAGAAGTCcactctgaattttctgaaggaAAATGATATGCGGTACAATCCAATTTCACCTGAAAATAGAGGATCTCTTGATGATAGACCATTGGACCCTAAACTCCAAAGGTTTCCAAAGAAAATGTTTGACCTTCATCTCCCTGCTGATGTGTATATTGATAGTGAAGATGCTGAAAGAACAGAAAAGGAAATTGTTGCTGATTCATGTGTTAGGGTTGCTGATACTCTTAACAAGATTCATGGTGTTGAGCCTGAGAACAATGTGAAGCTAACTCTTGTCACCGGTGATGACGGTAGTTGCAGGGAAGGTAGCTGGAAGTCATATTTGCATTCACGAGGTGGTCATTCTATTCACCATttggctgatttaaatgaaccCATCAAAGATTTAGATGGCAAGGGAGCTGCAGGTTCAGTTTCTAATGGTTTGAGAACCCAGCATAAAGAAGTTCAAGGGCATCTGTTACCAATGAAATCGAGAACAAATTTTGTACACAGGGATTTTTTCATAGAtggatatggaaatgaaggaagTTGCTCAAACTTTTTTAACACAGAAAAGCAGGAAATTATAGAAGAATGGCAACCTTTACATAATGCTGGTAAGACTTTTATGGCAACATTAGTGATACTTATCATTATCATGTCTGTGAGTAATACTTTTTTCAAATTGAACTGATATTTTACATTGTCTACATCAGCATATTATTTATGTCAGTTGTTTTGATACCTTGCATTTATGCATTTTCTCAGGAGTACAAACTCCACATGTTTTGGGCTCCAAAGCATTAATAATGATTTTGTCCTTTTGAGCATGTATATGATGATTCCCTTTGTCAAAAGCATGTAGTTGTTTCACTTTTGCCAAGTTATAGGTTACCTCAAGTGTACATATGGAGAGCAAATGATCATGACCATAACCACAACCGTCAAGCCCTTTCCCAACTTTTTGGAGTCAGCCTTAAGGATCCTCATTTGGCATGTATTCCTGAACCTATTCAGGAATACGGTTGTCCTAGTTCGACATGCTTTCTACGACTGGCCATTAACCTAGCTTCAACACTCCACCTTTTCATCTGGGTTTGGACTAGCTTTGATGGTGTTACGGAGCACATCAAACTCTAAATAAAGATTCCACTCATGATCATCTATTAGTTTTAGGACCGAGGGCAAAATTGTTGATCACAGGGAGTGGAGGAATATGaagttgcttatgataaattgtCACCAATAGTCAATTACACCCATGAAATGAAGTAGCTAGCTGATTTGCCAACTCATAAGCACTTTGATGTGCATGAACAAAATTATTGCCTCAAACTGGAAATATCTTTTATTGGTTAAGAATGATGGTCTCCAACTAAGTGTTTTGTAGGAACTATTTCAACATTTGTCTTATTACTTAAATCTGCTTTTCCTGTGGAGGCACTTCCTTGGCCGCCTATCTCCTTAGATGGCAGAGTACTCATGGAAGACATGAGTCCCCTTTTGACTGCCTTTTGTACCAGATATGCTTCGAGTGTGACATTGTTGCTTTGTTCAACATCTTATAGACCACttgacaagaaaaagaaagaataattaaACCAATTCTTGACATAAAAATTATCTTGATCAAACTTGAGCTTTACTCAATGGGTTCTGGGGACAACTAATCTGATCATGCTTCTAGTTGTTGCTGCCCGAGTATACATTTTAAGAGCTTGAATTTGTATTGGGTTTTAACTTGATAGGTTTTTCACCTTCTATTGTCTCAACGGACCTGGCCTTGATCAAATGATGACATATGTTTTGTATTATACTGAATGACATTATCATGATAATTCCTTTCTCAAGAGTGCTCCCTGGATTTAAAATTTTACCAATTTAAAGAGGTGATTGAAGGATGGTTCGAGTTGAATTGAAAAATCATATTGGCTTTATGAAATTCTAAAATGGTTTAAGAATTTGAAAGATGTTGCTGTTTGGAGCTTCAAATTTCCTGTAGAATTAATTGTAAGCTTTAAGTTTATTAGTTGCTTAATGTGGCGATCCTTAGAGGTTTCGGTGAAGAGTCAAGTTTTTTCATCGTAGTTCATATAACAGTGGTGAATGCTTTTGCTGAAGGATCTGAGATGTATGTTGAACAACACTGGTTCTTGATGTCATGCTGCTAGGTTACTATGGCATTGacccatttataattttatatgtTAACAATTTAGTCAACAAAGTTGCAaaaaggaacaagaagaaaatgagATGATCAGCTGAAGGTATGATTGCTTTTGTTCTTTACATCTAAGATATTTGTTTGGTTGCTTTAGAATACTCTATGTTGTAGAATTATTGTCTCAGCTAGCATGAATCTGTGTTGAGTTTGGTAACTTAATTGATTAAAATTACTATTGCCATACTGCAGTGAGGACTTTAGATTAtgtgctccccccccccccccttcccttcttcttcattGCTATTATATTCTACCGCATATTCTAAATTTTAGCCCCTTTTCAATCTTCTGTTAAGATCTTAGGTTCAGGATGATGGTACCGTGACAGTTGACTTTTCTTTTGTGGCTCTTGCTTGTCATAGGCCGAAGTAGAAGCAATGGGAATTCTTTTAATTCTGGTTCATGCAATGAGAAATACCCAATGTCATCTGAGTCAATTCAATTGAAGCTTAAGAAAGCTCATGAAACTCAGTTACCTGATCAGAAAAAAACAAATAGGTGGTTCAGGGAGAAAACATCACAATCTATTGAAATCTCTGGAAGAATTCCACACCTTGTTAACTCAAACCATTCAGCTGTGATGTATCCTCAAATGACCGGTCCACTTTCAGTTGTTTCTCAATCAGCCTGTTCTAGTGTTGCATCTCCACCAGCTTCATCTTGGAGAAAGCCAGCCCATAGTATAAGCCACATTCCAATTGCAGTTCAAGCACTTCCATGCTTCAACGGACCTGTAACGATGAATGAACAGAAGAGTTCTAATGCTCAACACCCTAGTAATGCTTCTGGCAAACTGCAATGCAATGGGAATTTGAAGTCACACTCGCAACTGGGGAGTAAATCCTCCTTCCTGAATGGCTTTCGCCATGGTTTGCAATCTGAATCTTCAACACGTTCACTGCTGCCATCAGTCACCCTGGATCAGCCAGACCCCAATAATAGTGGTGATAATTCGGAATATCAGACCCCTGAAAATCATGGAGTGCAAAAGTGCTTCGAGGATTTGCAGGGCATAGACAATAAATCTGGAAGGGGTGTGAATTTGAATCGGAGTAGTCTGAATGGAATTATAGATGACCTCACTGCCAAACAACATCTAGCAGGGAAGCACGATGGATCATCAAATGGGTTGCCTTGGCTCAAAACAAAGTCAGCCTGTAATGGATCTTCTGGCAAAGAACTGTGTGCCCCTCAAATGGAGTTGGGCTTCACAAAGGATTGTTCCCAGCTGATGTCCAGATGTGAAAATGTGGCTCCAGAATATGCAAGTAAAATAGACAAGGAGAAAGGTTTTTCTCTGTGTGTTCCACGGCATTCTCTATTGCCTTCTCAGATCAAGGAGAGCAAAATTCATAGGCATGAGGCATCTGATGGCCTGAATAGCAAAAGAATTCCTGTCTCTTCTATTCTTGATATGATCCGACCGAGTGCTAACTACTCGCCTGTCTCATGTTACAAACAATCTTTAGATGATGATGCAAAGTTCCGTGAAAAAGGCAAGGGTGCTACAAATCATAGTCTAGGTAATGAAAGCAACATTAATTTGAACTGTGCTACATATGGGGCAGAGGCTCCATCATCACTTTACATTACAGGTGTAACTGCAAAAATTGCTTGCAACATTGACTTGGAAACACCAATCAATGCATGGGAAGGAGGTAGTATATGTTCTCAGGGTAAAATCATAGGGATGAATCACCTCAAGAAGCCTGTTGAAATTTCTTTGAGCAAAGATGGTTCACACGAAACAGAATTCTCTTGTGATATACCTCTTAGAGTGGCAGCAGAGATTATCATTTCCATGTCATTAGATGTTTCCAGCCATTCCGATGGCATCACATTTTGCTTATCGGCCCCAGCATCATGCGATTCCTTGCAATGGTTTGCAGATGCAGTTTTATCCAGTGCAAGGAGTGAAGGAGTGCCAAAAGGAAGAGGAGACGGTTGCTCTGAACATTCAGATGATGGGACGGATTCGTTCGAGTCCTTGACATTGAAGCTTGAGGCAATGAAGGAAGATGAATACATGTGCAGAACATGGGAGCAAGAGAAACCAAAGGATGAGCAATCAGGCACTGCTCCACTGCTTCTAACAAGGTCTCGGAGGGGCCAGGCAAGAAAGAGAAGGCAAAGGAAGGATTTCCAGAAAGATATTCTACCCGGCCTTGCATCATTGTCAAGGCATGAAGTGGCAGAAGATCTTCAAATTCTTGGAGGTCTGATGAGAGCATCAGGCAAGCCTTGGCAGACTTGTTCAGCTAGACAGAGCACAGGTCGAAACGGGCAAACAAGGGGGAGGAGGCCAAGAAGTTTGGCTGTTACTGTGGAAGAGGTTCATGTGAGTCACCTGCCAGCACAACCTACTTATACTGAAGTACCGCTTGGAGGGACGAGCATGATGGGGTGGGGAAGGACCACAAGACGATGTCGTAGGCAGCGATTTCCCTCAGGAAATGCCTCTGCTCCTCAGAAGTAGAGCTTAGAGGGCTGCATATGTGATCATAATTTTATAGAGTCATCAGAATAGCAATTTTCTGAGTGTTTGGTTGTTAGAGACAGGGAATGTCTTGTACATGTTGGCACTAATTTGGGCCCTTGATTAAGTGCTTTGGAGTTAAACAGCTTGTACATTTCATAGTAATAAATGCCGAATTATTTTCATATGAATTAGAGCATATAACTTACCTGAAATTTATGCTCAGAACATGTTTTATGAAAGCTATAAAGGCAAGGGTCTGGGTGAATAGGGATGACTATAATAAACTTAGAGCAAGGGTCTGGGAACCCTGCATTATTATTCTATGCATCCTCATGATCAATTCTGGCATTGCAGTTTGCTTATATGTCTCAGATGGTTAATTCATATTTGTGCATAAACAtaaagaattttattttatgtttctAAAATATAGCCTCAGCTTATGTCTAGCTCTCTATCCACCATATATATGAATATCGGTATTAATGATGTTGATTTTAATATGCCGGTCAGTTTCTTTTTTAATATGCAACTTGGTATTAATGTACTCAATCATTATTAAAATTCATTGGCTATTGTACAGTGGAAATTTGATTATCCAAAgcttctatttattataattagtTATATTGTTATACTGCAATTTAAGAACATTTGGAAAAAGGTAAAAAAATCCTACCTCATGCATCGTGCAAAGCTTGTATTAATGATGGGAGTTTTTCAACAGAGGCTCAGCTACTTGTGCAGAGTTCTTTGTTTATTATGTGAATGTTGGTACCAATGATATCCGTATTAATGATGGGTGATGGGAGTTTGTACTCAGTGCAAAGTTCTCCATTTGTCATGTGGATACTGATATTAATGGGCTAATCATCATTAAAGTTCATTGCTtaatatataacatatattagtgACGACGCTTTTGATGTGCTCCTCCACTATTAAAGTTTATTTCTTAATATGTAATAGAAATTTATCTATTAAATTCTTTTATTTatcataatttttatattattatactaaaatttgaaaataattgaaaaaaaagaacaaaactatAACATGTGCATTGTGCGAGGCCGATATTCAAAATAGAAGTTCATTTCTCATCCTAAATGGGATGAGAAAGGAAGGAGATGATGAAGGATGCGAGATAGATCTTGTTTTCAATCTTTTTGGATTCATTTTGGTCCCAAACCTACTATTAAAGGAGGCGTCATTCTATTATCGCCTCATGACTAAATTCAAATTATGCATCCGGAGATCTTTCCTATATACTTCCTCAGCAAcaatcgaagagttttaaaatCAAAAGTAGTTTCAAGGGCTTTCATCTAACAGCCACATAAAAGCAACAACCATAGCCCTAAAAATTATGATATGCATGTCAAAATTGACTAAGAAAAAGAAACACAAATCAATAATTATATCATGGCAATACAATAGTATTGCAACAATGAACATAGACAAGTACCCATTGCAGCAACTAAGATCCCATCCTAAGCTATTCCAACTGTTATCATAGAGTGTTTGATACACTACTATTATTGCATACTATGAGCGAAGGTGGTAGGTAAACTCAAAAGATAGCAACCGCAACACAAATAGAAACCCCAACCGACGCAATGAGTGGAAGGGAAGCCCCTCTCGCTCCCTTGCCAACTTGCTACATTTGGTCTTGTGGCCAATTCAGCCATCATGGTACTTGCAACAAGTGAGTTCCAAGGAAAATAGTGCTAGGAGGCCACCTTTTTGGCTATTGTGGCATTAGCAAGGGTTACACAAATTTGGATGGTCAATTGGAAAAACTTATTGAAAGTTAATTCTAAATTTAAATTAggtaatttaatatatatatatatatatatatatatatatatatatatatatatatatatatatatatatatatatatatatatatatgaccaGTAGATAGAAAAAAATgcaatggaagaaaaaaaattattttcaaagattaaaataaaaataataaaactaatCATGTTTTTGTTGCAAAATCCTCTAACTAATTCAAAAATGGATATCAAATTAGAGATTGCCCTTAACACGAGTGAAAGATAAAAGGAGGATTTCTAAATCAGACATCAGATCCTTAAATAGGATTAGCACAGACTCATCAAgataattttattttgtatAAAATATTTGTAATTTTTGCTGGTAAATTATAAATAGCatctaatatttaatttttttaatatattttctaaTGCCTCGGGAATTCTAATGCCCTAAGGAAGCGGGATGGACTCCGACAACCGCTGCTCCGACTCTCCTTCGCCTCCGCGGGCTCTGAGGTCGAAGCACCACAACCGCTCCTCGTTCTGCCTCTCCGCCTGCTTCGGCGCCGCCGGCGATGGCGGGGCGCCAGGCTCTCCCGACGGCGTTGGCGAGAGGCAGGGGGCGTCGCTGCTCCGCTCCCCCTCCACGTGGCTCCGCTTCAAGACTCACGAGCTGCCGGAGCTCCGGGGGAAGTGCCGCGCCCTCGTTTCCTCCCACGCCGCGGGAAAGCACCACCGCCGTCACCACTCGTCGGACTTCACGTACGACCCACTCAGCTACGCCCTCAACTTCGACGAGGGGTTGGAGAGCGAGTTCGCTGC
Coding sequences within it:
- the LOC103707454 gene encoding uncharacterized protein LOC103707454; translated protein: MGAKVQCKSYIPGYYAMKDLNNDSNSSCSLYHEHKTFNGQIYNSFKMRPVNEYSEYDKELLKRTMLEHEAVFRKQIYELHRLYRVQKYLMDELKRKQSYRYSAPMGASHSNIFSSHMPHEICGKIWQMPHQPLANTGYRRATAPDADNKKSTLNFLKENDMRYNPISPENRGSLDDRPLDPKLQRFPKKMFDLHLPADVYIDSEDAERTEKEIVADSCVRVADTLNKIHGVEPENNVKLTLVTGDDGSCREGSWKSYLHSRGGHSIHHLADLNEPIKDLDGKGAAGSVSNGLRTQHKEVQGHLLPMKSRTNFVHRDFFIDGYGNEGSCSNFFNTEKQEIIEEWQPLHNAGRSRSNGNSFNSGSCNEKYPMSSESIQLKLKKAHETQLPDQKKTNRWFREKTSQSIEISGRIPHLVNSNHSAVMYPQMTGPLSVVSQSACSSVASPPASSWRKPAHSISHIPIAVQALPCFNGPVTMNEQKSSNAQHPSNASGKLQCNGNLKSHSQLGSKSSFLNGFRHGLQSESSTRSLLPSVTLDQPDPNNSGDNSEYQTPENHGVQKCFEDLQGIDNKSGRGVNLNRSSLNGIIDDLTAKQHLAGKHDGSSNGLPWLKTKSACNGSSGKELCAPQMELGFTKDCSQLMSRCENVAPEYASKIDKEKGFSLCVPRHSLLPSQIKESKIHRHEASDGLNSKRIPVSSILDMIRPSANYSPVSCYKQSLDDDAKFREKGKGATNHSLGNESNINLNCATYGAEAPSSLYITGVTAKIACNIDLETPINAWEGGSICSQGKIIGMNHLKKPVEISLSKDGSHETEFSCDIPLRVAAEIIISMSLDVSSHSDGITFCLSAPASCDSLQWFADAVLSSARSEGVPKGRGDGCSEHSDDGTDSFESLTLKLEAMKEDEYMCRTWEQEKPKDEQSGTAPLLLTRSRRGQARKRRQRKDFQKDILPGLASLSRHEVAEDLQILGGLMRASGKPWQTCSARQSTGRNGQTRGRRPRSLAVTVEEVHVSHLPAQPTYTEVPLGGTSMMGWGRTTRRCRRQRFPSGNASAPQK
- the LOC103707399 gene encoding uncharacterized protein LOC103707399 — protein: MDSDNRCSDSPSPPRALRSKHHNRSSFCLSACFGAAGDGGAPGSPDGVGERQGASLLRSPSTWLRFKTHELPELRGKCRALVSSHAAGKHHRRHHSSDFTYDPLSYALNFDEGLESEFAANAEDLRYRCFSSRLPASPFRTVGVPFDKAWEGKGIKGIKGREAPL